CGTAGCATATCCCATCAAAGTAAATCGTCCTTTGCTTGCACCTAGGACAAAGATGTGGCTCGCCCATTTTTGCTCCAAATTTAAATTTCGCTACTCAAAAAGCCCTTTTTCGATATCGATCTTGACATTAAAGGTCTCAAAGCACTTCGCACTCGCGATTCTACCCTTTGCGGTGCGCTCGATAAAGCCATTTGCAAGCAGATATGGCTCTATAACGTCCTCAACCGTGCCCTCGTCCTCGCTAAGTGCCGCAGCGATCGTGCTAAGCCCCATCGGACGGCGCCTTGCTTGCATCAAAATTTCTAAATACCTAATATCCATCTCATCAAATCCAAGCGAATTTACTCCAAGCGCATTAAGTCCCTCTTTTGCGCGCTCGTGGCTGATGATTAGCTCGTCATTTACCTCGGCAAAGTCGCGAATTCGCTTTAATAGCCTAAGAGCGATCCTAGGCGTGGCACGTGAGCGTTTGGCGATCTCTAAAGAGGCGTTTTTGTCGCACTCTTTACCAAGCTTAGCTGAGGCGATCTGTACGATACGGCTTAGCTCGCTACTTGTATAAAACTGGAGTCTAAAATCCATCCCAAAGCGGTCTCTTAAAGGCGCTGAGATCATGCCAGCACGCGTCGTTGCGCCTATTAGCGTAAATTTTGGCAAGTCTATCTTGATAGTCTGGGCAGCTGGTCCTGAGCCTATGATAATGTCTAGCCTAAAGTCCTCCATCGCAGGGTAAAGCACCTCCTCAATAGCTGGGCTTAGGCGGTGGATCTCATCGATAAAAAGCACGTCGCCCTCTTGTAAATTTGTAAGGATTGCCGCCAGGTCGCCACTCTTTTCTATCATCGGTGCTGCGGTCATTTTGATACTCACGCCCATTTCGTTTGCTATGATGTGAGCAAGGGTTGTTTTACCAAGTCCTGGAGGGCCGTAAAATAGCACGTGATCTAGGCATTCATTTCGCTTTTTGGCTGCTTTTATAAAGACATCTAAATTTTGCTTGATCTTTTCTTGTCCGATGTAGTCTTCAAATTTTGTCGGTCTAAGTGAGACTTCAAAGTCATTTTCAAAGCTTACTTTTTCGATTTCAACGATTCTATCCAAAGTTTTTCCTTCTAAATTTAAGGCTTCATTTTACGCTTTTATGCTTAATTTAAGCTCGTTTAAATTTATAATAAAAGGTGCTACCCTCGCCGTAGACGCTATCAACGCCGTATGTAATGCCATGTTTTTGGCAAATTTCACTGACGATATTTAGCCCAAGGCCAAAGCCGCCTTGGATTTCATCCTCTCTGACGTATCTTTTCCAGACCTTTTTGACGTCCTTTATCCCCTTGCCAAAGTCTTGCACGCTAAGCTTTATGCGCTCATTCTCAAAGCTTAAATTTATTAGTATCTCGCTCTCTTTTTGACTGTATTTTATAGCGTTTGTGATGGTGTTGTCGATGATACGCTGAGCTTCGACCTTGCTTAGCATAGTAAATGCATCGCTTGCCAAATTTGTCTTTACCACGATGTGCTTGACATCAGCCACGCTTGAGAGAAATTTCACTCGCTCTTTGACGTAGTCGCCTAAATTTAGCCTCTCAAGTGGGAATTTGATATAGCCTCGCTTTATGAAATACTCGACATCTTCGTAGGTTATTTGCATCTGTTTTAGGGCGTTTTTGATGCGAGTTATATACTTGTTTTCAAGCCCAAGCATCTCAAGATTCATACCAGCTACACCAAGTGGAGTCTTTAGCTCATGCATGGCGTCGTTAAAGAAGTTATTCATATATTTTTGAAACTCTTTATAAGGCTTAACGCTGCTTAGATATAAGAAATATACGATAAAAAGCACCGCTACAAGGATGACAAGGAGCATAAGTGCCGCTAGAAATATACTTTTTTCATTATCAAGCTCTTTTTCAACGACAATGTAATAAGGCGTTTTATCCTTTATAAAAAAGCTTTTATAAAACAAGCAGCCATTTTCTTCAAGTGTTACAAATTTAAAGTTGCTTGGCTGCCTGGAGAGATTTGAAATAATTGGATTAAAATTTACATCATAGATCGCAAATTTATAATTTAAAGAAGGAGTTATATTTTCATTTTTTAAAAACGAATTTTTGATAATAGTTTCATGCTTCATCGCACCAAAAAGAGCTTTTGAAGTGCTATTTTTTTGACTTAAATTTAAGATCACAAAGCTTTGAAAACAAAAAAGCGACATTATCACAAATGTCGCTATGATCTGAACCTTAAAGCTCTTGTGCATCTATCTTATAGCCTATACGCCTCTTTGAAGTGATAAAGTCACTAGTTGTTTTGTTTCTTATCTTTAAAACGTGCATTCTAATATCAGCGCCTTCTATTTCTTTGTCATTCCAGACAAGATCTCTTAGTTCTTCCATGCTGACGTAAGAATTTAGATGTGAAACTAGACACTCAACAAGTGCGACTTCTTTTGCACTAAGATCGACCATTTTGCCGTTTTTAAATAGCGCACGCTTGTTTAGATTAAAGCTAAACTCGTCATTGATCTTTACTATGTTCTTATCATCAGTACCATAGTATTTTCTCATAAGCTCAGTTACTCTAAATTTAAGCTCAGCAAGCTCAAATGGCTTTTTTAGGTATTCATTACAGCCAAGCTCATAGCCAATAGCCATATCGCCTATATCAACTAAAGATGTTGTTATCATGATAGGAGCGTTTGGATTTAGACTTCTTATATACTTGATGACCTCGTGACCATTTACTCCAGGCACTTTTATGTCAAGTATAAAAAGGTGATAGAAATTTTTTTCTATCAAGTCGCAAGCCTCTTGACCGTCGCTCACCGCTGTAACTTCATAACCAAGCGTCTGCAAAAACTCACAGACGCTCTCTTGAAACCCCAAATCATCTTCTAAAAGCAAAATCTTCAAAATGCTCTCCTAAAAAACAAACTTTAATAAGATTTTTATCTATTGTAATACTTAATAGGTAAATTTCAAATTAAAATTCTTTTTTAAGTATTAAATAAAAATTTGTCCTGCATAGACTATGTAATATCTTAGCAAAAAGACGCCACAAATGACTAAAACAGCGTTTAGCACGGCGAATTCGCGTTTGAAATCATGCACCTTTAAAACGCTTAAGTCTAAAATGATAGGCACAGCCATACCAAGACCTATGACGCCGATATAAAACATCAGCCCAAGAGAATTTGCGCTAAGTGCGTTTGCTACGCTCTGCGCACCACTTACGCTTGCACCTTTTACGACCATGAAAAGAGCAACTATTAGCAAAAACTCGACTATTATCGCAAAAAAGTCAAATTTTAATAAAAAGTGTGCAGTTTGATTTTGCTCTCTTGTTTCATCTTTTAGCACTCCAAAAAGCAGTGTAAATGCACCAGCACAGCTTAAGCCAGAGACTAAGAATAATAGTGGCAAAACCGGTGTGTTCCAAAGTGCTATCTTATGAGCTGCACTTAGCAAAAAGCCTGTATATGCGCCAACGCCGATGCCTAAGATGAAAAGCAAAACTCCAAGCAAACCTGAAAGCTTGCTAGCTAAATTTGCAAGCGCGTCAAAAAGAGAAATTTTAAGCATTGCTATCTCATTTTTAAACGCACCAAGCGCATATATAACGCTAAGAGGCGTATAAACTAGAAGCAATGCAACACCTATTGACATAACTGAGTCGAAGTTATAAAGCAAGAGTATCCAGTAAAAGCTAAGCGGCTTGCCAAGATCAATCACCAAAAGGGCAAGTCCAAGGATGATCGCCACTGGAGCGATAAGAGCGGCTGCTTTAAAGTAGTAGTTATCCTTGCCAAATTTATTTGAGATAAGCACAGCAACGATGCTAGCACCTGCACTAAGTCCTGCTAAAAATAGATAAAAAGCTATCGGCCAGCCCCAGTAAATTTCTGTGTATTGAGCTAGGCTTCCTGACATGTTATTCATGGTGTGCTCCTTTTGTATTTGCGATCATCGCAAGTGAAGGTTTTGTGTTTAACTCCGCTTTTGGCAAGTAGTATTTGCTCTCTTTTAGTTTCTTTGAAATTTTAGAGTTTTCATCATTTACGTCGCCAAAAGTTAGGGCATTTGTAGGGCAGACGCTAACACAAGCTGGGTCTTTGCCCTCTTCTAGCCTGCTCTCATAGCAAAATGTGCATTTGCCTATCTCGCCATCTGGCAAGACGTAGCGAGCGTCGTATGGACAGGCTAGGATGCAGTACTTGCAACTAACGCAAATTCTGTGATCAAGCAGCGTCACGCCATCAGCCGTTTTAAAGCTAGCTCCAGTTGGGCAAACCTCAACACAAGGTGCATCTTCGCACATAACGCAGCTTTGACGTAAAAAGTCAGTCTTTAAATTTGGAAATGTCCCACTCATCTTTGCATGCACCTGCAAGCGGTAAAGTCCCCTTGGCACGTTGTTTGCACTTCTGCAAGCTACCGAGCAGCCTTGACAGCCGATGCATAAATTTTCATCATGTATCATCATATATTTTTTCATTTTCTATCCTTACGCTTTACTTATGCTAACGCCAACATTTGTAACCATAGTCGCAGCCACTGGACCCTCAGCTGGATCAAGAAGCACGCTTGTGTTAAGTCCCACGTGATCTATGCTCTTAAGGCCTGGTGTGATGTGTCCAAAGCCGTGATAGATAAAGAGCGTATCTTCTCTAATGCCCTCAGTCACCATAAGCTTGCCCTTTTGCTCGCCAAATTTATTTTTAACCAAAACCATGTCACCGTCACGTAAATTTTGCTTTTTAGCTGTTTTTGGATTTATCCAGATAGGGCTATCGCTCATGAGGTCATTTAAAAATGGCACTGCTTGGGTGTGGCCGTTAGTATGGACAGGCGTTTTACCACAAGTTAAGCAAAGCTCGTGTCCGTCAAATGTATCCATATCTTTATCATTTAGCGCGCCATATCCTGCAAACTGCGCCTCGACATCAGGCAAAAATAGCTCTATCTTGCCGCTTTTTGTTTTAAGCTTAGCCATATCATCCATTAGACCATTTTCACCTACAAATTTAGAAGCAACTGGATATTTAGCAACAAATTTCTCGATCATGCCTTTTTCTCTAAACAAAATTCCCGGCTCATCCCACGTAATAAAGCCATCTTTTTCAAGCGCAGCAAGTAAATTTACATCTCCACCAGCTTGCTGCATCCTAAACTCACGTATGTCATTCCAAGTGTAAAGCTCATCTATCTTCATGCGGCGTGCTAGCTCTCTAAAGATAAACGCCCCATCTTTTGTGTCGCCAACTGGATCAATAACTTTATTTCTTATCATATAAGCTGGCTTTAGACCTGACTTATCCTCTATGCCCTCGTCGCGCTCTAGGTAGCTGCTCTCAGGCAAGATGACATCAGCAAATGTCGCCATATCGTTTAGATAGACATCACTTACTACGATAAAATCAAGCTTCTTCATCGCCTCTATGCTCTTCATCGTCTCAGCAACGTTTATTAGGTGATTAAATCGGATGTTAAACCAGCCTTTTATGGCGTAAGGCTTTTCGTTTAAGATAGCGTCATTTATATCCATCAAAACGCCATGTTTTCTGCTTACAAATTTATGCCTACCAGTCTCGCCAGCGAAGTCTAGTCTAGTGACTTTTGGTACTTTAAATTTCTCATCTGGATTTTTAAGAACTGGAAATTTATCCTCGCCAACTAGCTTGTTAAAGGTTTTTGCATTTTTGCCACCAAAAAGACCGCCTTTAACCTCCCAGTTACCCATCATCGCATTTGCCACCATGATGGCTTTTGTTCTCATGTATTCGGCTTTTGTGGTGGTTGTCTTATGCCCAAAATCAAAAATAACTCTTGGAGCAGCTTTATAAATTTCATCAGCGATACGTCTAACATCACTTGCTTTTATGCCAGTGATCGCTTCTTGCCATTCAGGCGTTTTGCCCTCTACGCTTTTAACGATCTCATCAAAGCCAATTGTAAATTTTTCTATAAATTCTTTATCGTAAGTGCCATTTTGTATCCATGTATTTATGATAGCTAGCACAAAAGCTAGATCGGTACCAGGTCTAACTGGCAGCCACTCATCAGCCTTCGAAGCCACCACGCTAAATCTTGGCTCAAGCACAAGCAGCTTTGTATCTTTTTTAGCCGCAAATTTAGCAAGTTTTTTAGCATCAGCTATGACGATGCCTTCAAAGAGGTTGTGACCAAAATTTACAATATATTTTGCATTTGCAAAGTCTCTTTTTAGCTTAGCTATGCCATACATCTGCTCGCAGACCATTTGATAGGTGATCGGACAGCACGAAAAGTGTGAAAAACAGTTTGGCGAGCCGTAAGCTGAGGCAAAATTTACCATCAGCTTATGCGTTTGCGAGCTTTTACAGGTAAATACAAAGCTTTCTGGGCCATACTTTTGCTTTATCTCAAGCATTTTTGAAGCAACTAGATCAAGTGCTTCGTCCCAGCTGGCCTCGCGCCACTTATTTTCGCCTCTCTCACCAACCCTGATCAAAGGCTTTTTGACTCTATTTTCGTCATAAAGCTGGCTAAAACCAGAGCCACCTCTTGCACAAAGCGAAGTTGCCGTACCACCAGCTTTTGGATTACCGCTTAAGAAGCAAATTTTATTATAAACGACCTTTGCTTCAATAGGGCATCTTGAAGAGCACATCTCGCAAAAGCTGCGGACGTACTTCTCATCTTGCTTTGCAGCATTTTCCAAAGCACCACCCGGTAAGGACGATGCAACCATACTAACTCCAGCACCGAATTTTAAAAATTCTCGTCTATTTAAGCTCATCTTTCTCCCTTTAAAAGATATTTGCCTTTAGTTATTTAAAGTTGAAAATAAAATTAAATTTTACTTAATATTTATATTTAGATTTTTAGTTTTAAAAAATGAGCATTCTAATATCAAAATGAATAAAATTCTAAAAATGATAGATTTAATTAATATAATTTTTAACGCGATCTTATAAAAATTTTGAATATAAAATTTTGATTAAGGATTTTGAATAGAAATTAAAAATTTTAAAGAGATTTAAAAAGCCGAGAAAGATCTCGGCTTAAGTTTGATTTAAAATACTTATAAAAGTATCGGAGCTATCAAAAATCCAAGTGCGACAGAAAAAGCAATAGCTAAAACGCCTGGAATAAAAAAGGAGTGGTTGAATATATATTTACCTATCCTAGTTGTTCCAGTATCATCCATTTGAACGGCTCCAAGAAGTGTCGGATATGTTGGCAACACAAATAATGCTGAAACTGCAGCAAATGATGCAACTAAAATATATGCGTCACCGTTATTTGCAGCAGTTAAACCAAGTGCGGCTATAACTGTAGGAATAAGTGCCTTTGCGGTAGCAGCTTGAGAATAAAGAAGCATACTAGCAAAAAATAGCGCAACAGCTAGCATAAACGGATAGTCTTTAACAAAATCACCTGCAAAATTTTTGATCGCATCGGTGTGATTTACCACAAAAGTATCTCCAAGCCACGCTACACCTAGCACGCAGACGCACGCGGTCATACCACTTTTAAATGTAGCTGTATTAAATAACTTATCGACTTTGACACCACAAGTTAGTGTGATTAAAGTAGCGATAACTAGCATAAAGCTCATAATAGCGTTATCTCTAGTTAACACCAACGTCTTTGTAGGCTTATCTGGATCTTCTACATATTTTACATTAGTGGTTGAGTCAGTTTTGACTTTTATATCTTTTGCGACTAGTTCATTAAATTTATCTGGACTTTTGGTCTCATAAATTTTTTCATAGCCTGTTACATAGCTTGGTTTTATCCAGCCTACGTTTTTACTAATAGCAGTAGCATATAAAACGACAGAAATAACGCCAACTAAGAATATTAAAACAGATAATTTAGCTCCTTTTGGAAGCTCTTTTTTCTCTTCGATTTTAACATCTTTGATTAGCCCTTCTTTAAGTCTTCTTTGATACTCTTTATCGCTACTTAGATCAAGATTATAAAATATATTTATAACAAGAGCTGTTAGCATACAACCAATAAAAGTTGTAGGTATCCAGATAGCTAATAGTAATGGATAGCTAATGCCAAGTCCGCCCAAAGCATGCTCACCAGCCATAAATACAACCGCTGCTGAAACCGGGCTTGCAGTAATAGCTATCTGACTAGCAACAACAGCTATACTAAGAGGCGCACTAGGCTTAATGTTTTGTGTCTTTGCAACTTCGGTAATAACTGGAATCATAGAAAATGCTGTGTGTCCAGTACCAGCAAATACAGTTAGCAAGTAAGTGACAACTGGAGCTAAGAAATTTATGTATTTTGGATGTTTTCTTAGTATCCCTTCAGCTATTTGCACCAAATAATCAAGGCCACCAGCTACTTGCATCGCTGTAATAGCAGCTATAACGGACATAATGATTAAAATAACATCCCAAGGTATACTACCTGCTTTTAATCCAAGTCCTAAAGTTAAAACTACGACGCCAATACCACCAGCATAACCAATAGCCATACCGCCTAGTCTAACACCCAAGAATATCGCACCAAAAAGCACGATCAACTGTAATATCAATGAAATATCCATTGAAAACTCCTCTATTAAATTTTATAACTAAAATTTTTACTTAAGCGTGTCAGAATTTTGACACGCTTTTAATAATATTTTGCTTAAATTTCTACCTAACCATGCTTGGATTTAGCATATTTTTTGGCTCTAAAATTTTATCGATCTCTTCTTTGCTTAGATAGCCTCTCTCTAGGCAGATATCGCCAACTGCTTTACCAGTTTGAAGGGCTTCTTTAGCAATGCTTGCAGATTTTTCATAGCCAATGTATGGGTTAAATGCAGTTACGATACCAACTGAGCCTAGAACTGATTTTAAGCAAGCTTCAGGATTTGCTGTTAGTTTTCTTACAGCTTTTTCAGCTAGTGTTTTCATCGCGTTTTCAAGGATAAATATAGAGTTAAATAACGCATAAGCAATGCCTGGCTCAAATGCATTTAGCTCAAATTCGCCTCTTTCTGAGCAAAGCATGATAGTTACGTCGTTACCGATTACCTCGTAGCATGCTTCGCCTACAACCTCAGCGATAACTGGGTTTACTTTGCCTGGCATGATTGAGCTGCCTGGTTGCATTTGTGGTAAATTTATCTCGCCAAGGCCGCATCTTGGACCTGAGTTCATTAAGCGAAGGTCGTTTGCGATTTTTGAAAGTCTAACAGCTGCAGTTTTTAACGCACCACTTACGTGAACGAAGTCTGCTGTATCTTGTGTGGCTGCAATGAAATCATCAGCTTTTTTGAAATCAACACCAGTGATATCTTTTAACTTTTTAACAACTACATTTTTATAATCAGGATGGCAGTTGATACCTGTACCAATCGCAGTTGCACCCATATTTAGATATGTCATTGACTCACGTGCAGCTGTGATCTTTTCGATATCACTTTTAATGTAGCTTGCAAATGCATTAAATGTATTTCCAAGTGTTGTAGGAACTGCGTCCTCAAGCTCAGTTCTGCCCATTTTAATGATATCTTTAAAATCTTTTGCTTTTTTATCAAGCTCATCTTTTAGTAAATTCATAGCAGCAAGCAAATCAGTAAGTTTTGCGTAAGTTGCTACTTTTATTGAGCTTGGATAAGTGTCATTTGTGCTTTGTCCAAGGTTTGTATGATCGTTTGGATGGATGTATTGATACTCACCTTTTTTATGACCCATGCTCTCAAGTGCGATATTTGTAATAACCTCATTTGCATTCATGTTTGTACTTGTTCCAGCACCACCTTGAACCATATCAACCACAAATTGATCTAAAAACTCACCAGCTATTACTCTATCAGCGGCTTTTGCTAAAGTATCAGCGATCTTAGGATCTAAAACGCCAACCTCTTTATTTGCAAGTGCAGCTGCTTTTTTGATTTGTGCAAATGCTTTTACAAAGTATGGATACTCTTTTAGTGTTCTACCGCTCATGTGAAAATTTTCGGTAGCTCTAAATGTTTGGATACCATAATAAAAATCGTCAGAGATTTCCAACTCACCTATAAAATCGTGTTCTTTTCTGGTTGCCATAACCATTCTCCTTATAAAAAATGTATTAATGAAATTATATAGATATTTAGTACTTTAAATATTAATTACTACTTATTTTTTTTAAGCTTTGACTTTTAGCCTAGATAAAACGACCTTTGGAGAAAAATTTATAGTATCTTTTAAGCCATATTTAATAATATAGCTTAGACAAATTGTTATTTTAATAATAATATCACTTTTTTATTATATAAAAAAGCTCATAATTAGCTCAAATTTATTTAAATTTTTTTAAGCTTAAAAGGTAAATATATAGAAAAAAATAACATAAAAATAAATATTAAATTACACTTTTTTTATATCCAAAAAAATATAAAAAAATAAAGTTAAATTTTATTTCTAATATTACTTAAGAAAGTAAAAACTAAGTAAATATCACCATATTCCAAAGTAAATTTATTATATTTTTAAATAGAGCCCTTAAACTAAGCATCATAAAAATATTATTTAATAAATTTTATTTTACTAATCTTACTAATACTTTAGAAATTTCTTATTAATTTTCTTTCTTATTTATAAAGTCTTTTTATTGGATTTTGATAATTTTTATAAGCCATTTTTAATTTATATAATTAGATTAATATTTGTAAGAATTTGTAGTAAATATAAATTTTAATCTTGCCCCTACAATCAGGAGCAAGGAATAACAAATTTTAGCTCTCAAGCCCCAAATTTGCTCTATACTCTTCATATGTGCCTTTAAAATCAACCACTTCGCCATTGCCTTTTAGGTGTAAAATTCTATTTGCAAAGGCGTCTATTAGCTCCCTGTCGTGGCTCACACAGATAACTGAGCCATTAAAATTATAAAATGCCTCGCCAAGCGCGATGATAGCTTCAAGATCGAGGTGGTTATTTGGCTCATCCATGACAAGTAAATTTGGTCTGTGAAGCATGAGCTGAGCTAGTCTTACTCGGTGTTTTTCGCCACCACTTAGCGCGCCAACTGCCTTTTCTTGCTCGGCACCGCTAAAGAGCATCCTGCCAAGGCACTTTCTGATCTCGTCTATGTCCTTGTTTTTGGCATCTTGCAAGTATTCATAAAGCTTTAGCTCGCCATCTATCTTATTTACCGTATCTTGCGCAAAATATCCTAGCTCGATGGTCGCGCCTATATGTACCTCGCCCGCATCAGGCTTTAGCTCACCCATTATGATCTTGCAAAGCGTACTTTTACCAACACCGTTATGACCGATGATAGCTAGCTTGTCGCCCTTTTCAAGCTTAAAGTTAAAGTTTTCAAATATCACTTTATCATCAAATTTCTTACTTACATTTTTAAGCTCTATTAGCTCGTTTCCTATCTCGCGGTTTGCACGAAAAAGTATGCTAGGATCGCGTCTACTTGATACTGCGATCTCTGCGATATCTAATTTTTCAAGCTGTTTTGCACGAGAGGTCGCCTGCTTTGCCTTGCTCGCATTTGCTGAAAATCTCGCGATAAATTTCTCCAGCTCCTCTTTCTCTTTTAGCTTCTTGTCACGCTCCATCTCATGCTGCTTTGCGATTAAATTTGCAGCCATATACCAGTCGTCATAGTTGCCTGAAAACTCGCGAATTTTCTTAAAATCCACATCCAAAATGTTTGTACAAACTCTATTTAAAAAGTGCCTGTCGTGGCTGATAACCACAAGTGTACCCTCATGGCGGTTTAGCTCGTTTTCTAGCCATGCGATCGCGTCTATATCAAGGTTGTTTGTCGGCTCGTCTAAAAACAAGATGTCAGGCTTTGGAAATAGCACCTGCGCTAGTAAAACCTTAACTTTATCTGAGTTTTCAACCTCGCTCATAAGCTTATCAAATTCATTTAGCCCAAGCGAGCTTAAAATTTTCTCTATCCTAGTCTCGTACTCGTAGCTTGGATCCTCTTCAGCGCTTATCATCTCAAGCTCGCTTAAGCGCTCGTTTATCTCATCTGTAAATTCCTCGCTCATATAGAGCTTCTCTTTCTCTTTTACAGCGTCATATAGGCGTTTGTTGCCATAAAGCACCGCGTCTTTTAGCGTGAAATTTTCAAACGCAAACTGATCTTGCCCAA
This genomic interval from Campylobacter concisus contains the following:
- the ruvB gene encoding Holliday junction branch migration DNA helicase RuvB translates to MDRIVEIEKVSFENDFEVSLRPTKFEDYIGQEKIKQNLDVFIKAAKKRNECLDHVLFYGPPGLGKTTLAHIIANEMGVSIKMTAAPMIEKSGDLAAILTNLQEGDVLFIDEIHRLSPAIEEVLYPAMEDFRLDIIIGSGPAAQTIKIDLPKFTLIGATTRAGMISAPLRDRFGMDFRLQFYTSSELSRIVQIASAKLGKECDKNASLEIAKRSRATPRIALRLLKRIRDFAEVNDELIISHERAKEGLNALGVNSLGFDEMDIRYLEILMQARRRPMGLSTIAAALSEDEGTVEDVIEPYLLANGFIERTAKGRIASAKCFETFNVKIDIEKGLFE
- a CDS encoding sensor histidine kinase, encoding MHKSFKVQIIATFVIMSLFCFQSFVILNLSQKNSTSKALFGAMKHETIIKNSFLKNENITPSLNYKFAIYDVNFNPIISNLSRQPSNFKFVTLEENGCLFYKSFFIKDKTPYYIVVEKELDNEKSIFLAALMLLVILVAVLFIVYFLYLSSVKPYKEFQKYMNNFFNDAMHELKTPLGVAGMNLEMLGLENKYITRIKNALKQMQITYEDVEYFIKRGYIKFPLERLNLGDYVKERVKFLSSVADVKHIVVKTNLASDAFTMLSKVEAQRIIDNTITNAIKYSQKESEILINLSFENERIKLSVQDFGKGIKDVKKVWKRYVREDEIQGGFGLGLNIVSEICQKHGITYGVDSVYGEGSTFYYKFKRA
- a CDS encoding response regulator transcription factor, which codes for MKILLLEDDLGFQESVCEFLQTLGYEVTAVSDGQEACDLIEKNFYHLFILDIKVPGVNGHEVIKYIRSLNPNAPIMITTSLVDIGDMAIGYELGCNEYLKKPFELAELKFRVTELMRKYYGTDDKNIVKINDEFSFNLNKRALFKNGKMVDLSAKEVALVECLVSHLNSYVSMEELRDLVWNDKEIEGADIRMHVLKIRNKTTSDFITSKRRIGYKIDAQEL
- the nrfD gene encoding NrfD/PsrC family molybdoenzyme membrane anchor subunit encodes the protein MNNMSGSLAQYTEIYWGWPIAFYLFLAGLSAGASIVAVLISNKFGKDNYYFKAAALIAPVAIILGLALLVIDLGKPLSFYWILLLYNFDSVMSIGVALLLVYTPLSVIYALGAFKNEIAMLKISLFDALANLASKLSGLLGVLLFILGIGVGAYTGFLLSAAHKIALWNTPVLPLLFLVSGLSCAGAFTLLFGVLKDETREQNQTAHFLLKFDFFAIIVEFLLIVALFMVVKGASVSGAQSVANALSANSLGLMFYIGVIGLGMAVPIILDLSVLKVHDFKREFAVLNAVLVICGVFLLRYYIVYAGQIFI
- a CDS encoding 4Fe-4S dicluster domain-containing protein, coding for MKKYMMIHDENLCIGCQGCSVACRSANNVPRGLYRLQVHAKMSGTFPNLKTDFLRQSCVMCEDAPCVEVCPTGASFKTADGVTLLDHRICVSCKYCILACPYDARYVLPDGEIGKCTFCYESRLEEGKDPACVSVCPTNALTFGDVNDENSKISKKLKESKYYLPKAELNTKPSLAMIANTKGAHHE
- the phsA gene encoding thiosulfate reductase PhsA, with product MSLNRREFLKFGAGVSMVASSLPGGALENAAKQDEKYVRSFCEMCSSRCPIEAKVVYNKICFLSGNPKAGGTATSLCARGGSGFSQLYDENRVKKPLIRVGERGENKWREASWDEALDLVASKMLEIKQKYGPESFVFTCKSSQTHKLMVNFASAYGSPNCFSHFSCCPITYQMVCEQMYGIAKLKRDFANAKYIVNFGHNLFEGIVIADAKKLAKFAAKKDTKLLVLEPRFSVVASKADEWLPVRPGTDLAFVLAIINTWIQNGTYDKEFIEKFTIGFDEIVKSVEGKTPEWQEAITGIKASDVRRIADEIYKAAPRVIFDFGHKTTTTKAEYMRTKAIMVANAMMGNWEVKGGLFGGKNAKTFNKLVGEDKFPVLKNPDEKFKVPKVTRLDFAGETGRHKFVSRKHGVLMDINDAILNEKPYAIKGWFNIRFNHLINVAETMKSIEAMKKLDFIVVSDVYLNDMATFADVILPESSYLERDEGIEDKSGLKPAYMIRNKVIDPVGDTKDGAFIFRELARRMKIDELYTWNDIREFRMQQAGGDVNLLAALEKDGFITWDEPGILFREKGMIEKFVAKYPVASKFVGENGLMDDMAKLKTKSGKIELFLPDVEAQFAGYGALNDKDMDTFDGHELCLTCGKTPVHTNGHTQAVPFLNDLMSDSPIWINPKTAKKQNLRDGDMVLVKNKFGEQKGKLMVTEGIREDTLFIYHGFGHITPGLKSIDHVGLNTSVLLDPAEGPVAATMVTNVGVSISKA
- a CDS encoding anaerobic C4-dicarboxylate transporter, coding for MDISLILQLIVLFGAIFLGVRLGGMAIGYAGGIGVVVLTLGLGLKAGSIPWDVILIIMSVIAAITAMQVAGGLDYLVQIAEGILRKHPKYINFLAPVVTYLLTVFAGTGHTAFSMIPVITEVAKTQNIKPSAPLSIAVVASQIAITASPVSAAVVFMAGEHALGGLGISYPLLLAIWIPTTFIGCMLTALVINIFYNLDLSSDKEYQRRLKEGLIKDVKIEEKKELPKGAKLSVLIFLVGVISVVLYATAISKNVGWIKPSYVTGYEKIYETKSPDKFNELVAKDIKVKTDSTTNVKYVEDPDKPTKTLVLTRDNAIMSFMLVIATLITLTCGVKVDKLFNTATFKSGMTACVCVLGVAWLGDTFVVNHTDAIKNFAGDFVKDYPFMLAVALFFASMLLYSQAATAKALIPTVIAALGLTAANNGDAYILVASFAAVSALFVLPTYPTLLGAVQMDDTGTTRIGKYIFNHSFFIPGVLAIAFSVALGFLIAPILL
- a CDS encoding aspartate ammonia-lyase, which encodes MATRKEHDFIGELEISDDFYYGIQTFRATENFHMSGRTLKEYPYFVKAFAQIKKAAALANKEVGVLDPKIADTLAKAADRVIAGEFLDQFVVDMVQGGAGTSTNMNANEVITNIALESMGHKKGEYQYIHPNDHTNLGQSTNDTYPSSIKVATYAKLTDLLAAMNLLKDELDKKAKDFKDIIKMGRTELEDAVPTTLGNTFNAFASYIKSDIEKITAARESMTYLNMGATAIGTGINCHPDYKNVVVKKLKDITGVDFKKADDFIAATQDTADFVHVSGALKTAAVRLSKIANDLRLMNSGPRCGLGEINLPQMQPGSSIMPGKVNPVIAEVVGEACYEVIGNDVTIMLCSERGEFELNAFEPGIAYALFNSIFILENAMKTLAEKAVRKLTANPEACLKSVLGSVGIVTAFNPYIGYEKSASIAKEALQTGKAVGDICLERGYLSKEEIDKILEPKNMLNPSMVR